One genomic segment of Melitaea cinxia chromosome 19, ilMelCinx1.1, whole genome shotgun sequence includes these proteins:
- the LOC123662990 gene encoding uncharacterized protein LOC123662990, with translation MSRTCYKSGHEQKQPQSEQIAKVKKKLFENDESTEKDIIEDTPNKNVVKIDMMKKDMAKKTSIRSYNNNNSPIIIPLNMPGDEILLPSSELPVLNEHPYSNEGPVLDPTELQIPEEKKQNKSKEKASTGKLEKKYTKNKKRKRRRIHRRERKKHDS, from the exons ATGTCTAGAACATGTTATAAAAGTGGACATGAGCAGAAGCAGCCGCAAAGTGAGCA GATTGCAAAGGTCAAGAAAAAACTTTTTGAGAATGATGAAAGTACTGAAAAGGACATCATTGAAGACACtccaaataaaaatgttgtaaagATAGACATGATGAAGAAAGACATGGCCAAGAAAACATCCATCCgttcgtataataataataatagtccaATAATCATTCCCTTAAATATGCCCGGTGACGAAATTTTATTACCATCCAGTGAACTTCCTGTTTTAAATGAACATCCTTATAGCAATGAAGGTCCAGTTCTAGATCCAACTGAACTACAGATTCCAgaggaaaaaaaacaaaataagtcgAAAGAGAAAGCGTCGACCGGAAAATTGgaaaagaaatatacaaaaaataaaaagagaaagagGAGAAGAATACACAGGCGCGAAAGGAAAAAGCATGACAGCTAA